One Leptospira wolbachii serovar Codice str. CDC genomic region harbors:
- a CDS encoding GNAT family N-acetyltransferase produces MKIRQANYKDVSKLSEIFDAYRQFYGQTSDITGATRFLQDRMEHGQSIIFLAEDSKSGDIVGFTQLYPVFSSISMQRSYILNDLFVKKEFRKQGLAKQLIAEAKSFTKTNSGKGLELSTSTHNKEARALYAKEAFVEEMEFLTYFWKSV; encoded by the coding sequence ATGAAAATTAGACAAGCTAACTATAAAGACGTTTCCAAACTTTCGGAAATTTTTGATGCATACAGACAGTTCTATGGACAAACTTCTGATATAACGGGAGCTACGCGCTTCTTACAAGATAGAATGGAACATGGGCAATCCATTATCTTTTTAGCAGAAGATTCAAAATCAGGAGACATTGTTGGGTTCACACAACTTTACCCTGTGTTTTCTTCCATTTCGATGCAAAGATCTTACATTCTAAATGATCTTTTTGTAAAAAAAGAATTCCGCAAACAAGGACTCGCCAAACAATTGATTGCCGAAGCGAAGTCTTTTACCAAAACCAATTCGGGAAAAGGTTTGGAACTTTCCACTTCGACACACAACAAAGAAGCCCGTGCTTTGTATGCAAAAGAAGCTTTCGTAGAAGAAATGGAATTTTTGACTTATTTTTGGAAGTCAGTCTAA
- a CDS encoding FMN-binding negative transcriptional regulator: MYIPDSFKMETEFIYQCIEENSFSILVSENNGEMIATHLPLLLSDDKQSLIGHFAKPNPQKDSFGKEVLCIFSGPHCYISPAWYETDRAVPTWNFIAVHAKGILNIVEDPKKIHTSLVKLVKKFESKDSKYKMDQVDTQYIEGLKKGIVPFEIKITHLEGKQKLSQNHSEERRNLVIKELEILPGENERAIAKLMKDSIN; encoded by the coding sequence GTGTACATCCCCGATTCTTTTAAAATGGAAACTGAGTTCATTTACCAATGTATTGAAGAGAATTCCTTTTCTATATTGGTTTCTGAAAATAATGGAGAGATGATAGCGACTCACTTACCCCTACTCCTTTCTGATGACAAACAATCGTTAATTGGTCACTTTGCAAAACCAAATCCACAAAAAGATAGTTTCGGAAAAGAAGTACTTTGTATCTTTTCTGGACCTCATTGTTATATTTCGCCGGCTTGGTATGAAACAGACCGAGCCGTCCCCACTTGGAATTTTATCGCAGTACATGCCAAAGGAATTCTGAATATTGTAGAAGATCCAAAAAAAATTCATACGAGTTTGGTGAAACTTGTCAAAAAATTCGAATCCAAAGATTCAAAATATAAAATGGATCAGGTAGATACTCAATATATCGAAGGATTAAAAAAAGGAATTGTTCCTTTTGAAATCAAAATCACTCATCTTGAAGGAAAACAAAAACTAAGTCAGAACCATTCCGAGGAACGTCGAAATCTAGTAATTAAAGAATTGGAAATATTGCCAGGTGAAAATGAAAGGGCCATCGCCAAATTAATGAAAGACAGTATAAACTAG
- the chrA gene encoding chromate efflux transporter — protein MNLYWDLFKTFLILGCTSFGGPIAHLGYFQHEFVEKKKWISSSAYADLVALSQFLPGPASSQVGIAIGQIRGGILGGILAWFAFTLPSAIIMILFGLGVGLYPEFWNQGVLHGFKIAAVVVVSHAVWSMGVKLCPDKERISLALLALFFSVAIGGTYGQILPILLGGIFGFFFLKKEANLPHSPSGFKISHIYSYTLLTIFFLILFLLPFLSNFLQNQSLRIFDSFFRVGSLVFGGGHVVLPLLKEEVVTTGLVSNQLFMVGYGAAQAIPGPLFTFTAYLGTVSTLAPNGILGGVFCLVAAFLPAYLLIIGVLPVWEKFRKETWLKQSMAGINAVVVGLLIAALYSPVWTEAIFNRFDFLVFALGFVLLMFWKLPSWVIVGVCAFFGFCLNF, from the coding sequence ATGAATCTATATTGGGATCTATTCAAAACTTTTTTGATTTTAGGATGTACTTCCTTTGGAGGTCCGATCGCACATTTAGGTTACTTCCAACATGAATTTGTAGAAAAGAAAAAATGGATCTCTTCTTCCGCCTATGCAGACTTAGTTGCTTTATCTCAATTTTTACCTGGTCCTGCAAGTAGCCAAGTTGGAATTGCCATTGGACAAATTCGCGGAGGTATCCTCGGTGGAATTCTTGCTTGGTTTGCTTTTACACTTCCCTCTGCAATCATCATGATTCTTTTCGGGCTTGGTGTTGGTTTGTATCCTGAATTTTGGAACCAAGGTGTTTTACACGGATTCAAAATCGCAGCAGTAGTTGTTGTCTCACATGCGGTTTGGTCTATGGGTGTAAAACTTTGTCCTGATAAAGAAAGGATTAGTTTGGCACTACTCGCATTATTTTTTTCCGTTGCCATTGGCGGCACTTACGGCCAGATCCTTCCTATTTTGTTAGGTGGAATTTTTGGTTTTTTCTTTTTAAAAAAGGAAGCTAACCTCCCTCATTCTCCTTCTGGATTTAAAATTTCCCATATTTATTCATATACACTACTTACCATTTTTTTTCTGATTCTATTTCTTCTTCCCTTTTTATCCAACTTCTTACAAAATCAGTCCCTACGCATTTTTGATAGTTTTTTTCGAGTGGGTTCCTTGGTCTTTGGTGGTGGACATGTTGTACTGCCCTTACTCAAAGAAGAAGTAGTCACAACTGGTTTAGTATCCAACCAATTGTTTATGGTGGGCTATGGGGCTGCCCAGGCCATCCCCGGGCCTCTCTTTACCTTCACCGCTTATTTAGGAACAGTATCTACACTAGCACCTAATGGAATTCTAGGTGGAGTCTTTTGTTTGGTTGCCGCATTTTTACCAGCTTACCTACTCATCATCGGAGTCCTTCCAGTTTGGGAAAAGTTTCGAAAGGAAACTTGGTTAAAACAATCGATGGCAGGAATCAATGCAGTGGTTGTCGGTTTACTTATTGCTGCTCTTTATTCTCCTGTTTGGACAGAAGCCATTTTCAATAGATTTGATTTTCTTGTATTTGCATTGGGGTTTGTTTTACTTATGTTTTGGAAACTTCCCTCGTGGGTCATTGTAGGTGTTTGTGCCTTCTTTGGTTTTTGTTTGAATTTTTAA
- a CDS encoding NAD(P)/FAD-dependent oxidoreductase: protein MKLELNVRVTPEIAANPDNLLQFVSKQNKIPKTSIKHIECTSRSIDARQRNVVFQLRLDVYVNEDFIPLEYPIPSFPNVSLEEPVIIIGAGPAGLFAALRVLELGKKPIILERGKNVKDRIEDLRGINVHHIVNEDSNYCFGEGGAGTYSDGKLYTRSKKRGNIRKVLEYLVTFGATKQILVDAHPHIGTNKLPRIIQNIRESILASGGEIHFQTRITDLILSGNSIMGVKSLTGEKWTAKNVIIATGHSGREMFQLLYEKGIEIQTKPLAIGVRVEHPQSLIDSIQYHCDVKNPLLPASEYSLVKQINGRGVYSFCMCPGGVIAPCATKPGEVVTNGWSSAERSRPTANSGIVVELRFDDFKPFESFGVFSALKYQSAIEQKAFQMNGGTQKAPAQRMVDFTKDRISTDLPKTSYTPGLVSVSLSDLLPPLISDSLKKGFQEFESSMKGYFTNEAIIHAPETRTSSPIQIPRDPDTLEHIRIKGLFPCGEGAGYAGGIVSAAIDGMKCAESALTGSFTK from the coding sequence GTGAAACTAGAATTAAATGTAAGAGTGACTCCAGAGATTGCCGCAAACCCAGACAATCTCCTACAATTTGTTTCCAAACAAAACAAAATTCCAAAGACATCCATTAAACATATTGAATGCACCTCTCGTTCCATCGATGCGAGGCAAAGAAATGTTGTCTTCCAGTTGCGATTAGATGTGTATGTAAACGAAGATTTTATTCCTTTGGAATATCCAATCCCTAGTTTTCCCAATGTAAGTTTAGAGGAACCAGTGATTATCATTGGAGCCGGTCCAGCTGGATTATTTGCCGCCTTACGCGTATTAGAATTAGGGAAGAAACCAATTATCCTGGAACGAGGAAAAAATGTAAAAGATCGTATTGAAGACCTACGAGGAATCAACGTCCATCATATTGTAAACGAAGATTCGAATTATTGTTTTGGCGAAGGGGGAGCTGGAACCTATTCTGATGGAAAACTTTATACCAGATCCAAAAAAAGAGGAAATATCCGCAAGGTATTGGAGTATCTTGTTACATTTGGAGCAACAAAACAGATATTAGTTGATGCTCATCCTCATATCGGGACAAACAAACTCCCACGGATCATTCAAAATATTAGAGAGAGTATCCTTGCCTCGGGTGGAGAGATTCATTTTCAAACACGAATCACCGATTTAATTCTATCTGGAAATTCCATCATGGGAGTGAAATCTCTCACTGGCGAAAAGTGGACTGCAAAAAATGTCATCATTGCTACAGGCCACTCAGGGCGAGAGATGTTTCAACTACTCTACGAAAAAGGAATCGAAATCCAAACAAAACCTTTAGCCATCGGTGTTCGTGTGGAACACCCACAAAGTTTAATTGATTCGATCCAATACCATTGTGATGTCAAAAATCCATTATTACCTGCCTCCGAATACTCACTTGTGAAACAAATTAACGGCAGGGGAGTATATAGTTTTTGCATGTGTCCTGGTGGAGTGATTGCACCTTGCGCCACCAAACCCGGAGAAGTTGTCACTAATGGATGGTCTAGTGCAGAACGTTCACGCCCTACGGCAAACTCTGGCATTGTCGTTGAACTTCGATTTGATGACTTCAAACCATTTGAATCCTTTGGAGTTTTTTCTGCTCTTAAATACCAATCAGCGATTGAACAGAAAGCCTTCCAAATGAATGGAGGAACACAAAAAGCCCCTGCTCAAAGAATGGTTGATTTCACAAAGGATAGAATCTCAACCGACCTACCAAAAACTTCCTATACACCCGGTCTTGTCTCCGTATCTCTTTCTGATTTACTTCCTCCACTCATCTCTGACTCTCTGAAAAAAGGATTTCAAGAATTTGAGTCCTCCATGAAAGGATACTTCACCAACGAAGCTATCATCCATGCACCGGAAACACGCACATCTTCTCCCATCCAAATTCCGAGAGATCCGGATACATTGGAACACATACGTATCAAGGGATTGTTTCCTTGTGGGGAAGGTGCAGGTTATGCGGGAGGGATTGTTTCTGCGGCAATTGATGGAATGAAATGTGCGGAATCTGCACTCACCGGTAGTTTTACAAAGTAG